AACGTACTTTTATTAGGCAAACAATTCTAAAAGTAATCAAAATTTCACAAAGCAATACAGATAGCATGTTGACAAAGCTAAATTTAAGAGTTATATAATAATATAAATTAAAAGAACATTAGAGTAACTTAAAATTAGCGTTGTATATTTTAATAAAGATTTCTTTAAGATTAAATGTGTGGGTTGGCAGTTTGTTGCTAATTCAATTTGCTTTTTACGTTTTTCGGGATCACGCATAAAAACAAGTGAGATCCCTTAGGGAGGGATAAAAATGAAAAAGTTATTTGCTCTAATCGTAATAGGCGGGTTATTAGTGGCTGCGACTGCTGCCTTAGCTAGCACGCCAGTAGAGGGATGGTGGGTTCATCCAACTGACAAGGCGCCGCAAAATGAAGTGATTAATATACAGGATGATATTGATGCGAGGATTATGGAGTTAATAGACCAGTATGGCGCCGGCGCTGATGGGAAATCGGCCTACGAAATAGCGGTAGAAAACGGTTTTGTAGGCAGTGAAATGGACTGGCTCGATTCTCTTATCGGCGAACAGGGGCCACAGGGGGAGCAGGGGCTTTCCGGTGATGATGGACAAGATGGAGTCAACGGCCTCTCTGCTTACGAGTTGGCAGTTTTAAATGGTTTTGAAGGGACAGAGCAGGACTGGCTCGATTCCTTACATGGCGGAGCCCCAGGTCCTCAAGGTGAGCCAGGAGAAGATGGGAACTCTGCTTATGAAGTGGCGGTGGAGAACGGTTTTACAGGCACATTGTCAGAGTGGCTCGATTCTCTCGTGGGGGAAGGTGTTCCTACGGGTGGTTCAGCAGGTCAGGCCCTGGTTAAAGCTTCTGGTGACGATTACGATACCACTTGGGCGGATGTGCTAACAAATGAAGACCTTCAGGAAATTAACGAAAAGAACGAGGAACAGGATGGCCGAATTGGAAGCATAGAAAACTGGCAGGATTCTGTCAATAGCAGAATGGATCAGTTTGAGGATAGGCTTTCCGATCTTGAGGATCCTCAGTTCATTTTGGGTCTTAACCTCAGGTTGACTGATACAAAACGTACAACTTTGGAGGCCTTTGGGGATTACTCTGTAACTCGCGGTGAAGTTGATCGTTATGGGTTGCGCCTTACCTTCAAGCTTGGAAAAAGCTATGAAGAGAAGCTCATTGAAAACCTTCAAGCTGAGGTAGAAGAACTGAAAGCCTTGCTGAGTAAAAAAGAATAATAGAATAAAGGCTCACGGTAAAAGGGCCCCTTATAAGGGGCCCTTTTTGTAGACTTAATTTTTATATTCCATTTCCAGCTTTAAGAGAAAGGATTTTATGTGGAGTCCTCCTCCATACCCAACAAGTTTGCCATTAGCACCGATAACGCGGTGGCAGGGGATAAAAATAGGAATGGGGTTACGATTGTTGGCAAGACCGACTGCCCGTGAGGCCTTTTTGTTTCCGATACTTTCAGCTATTTCCTTATAGCTTCGTGTTTCACCGTAGGGTATGGCACATAAACTTTTCCACACACGAATCATAAATTCAGTGCCGACTGGTGCAAGGGGGAGAGTAAATTCTTTTCGTTTCCCCTCCATATATTCCTTAAGTTGTTTTCCAGCCTCTTTAAGAATTTTAGTTTCATGGATTGTCATGTCTTTAAGAATATCTTTACTTTGAAAGCAGAGGTGGGTTATTACATCGTTTTCTTCAGCTATGGCTATTTCTCCTATAGGGGTTTGGTAAAAAAACAGATGTCTCATTTTTAAAATCACTCCTCTTGGTGAGGGTTTTGTTCCCTTTTCATATTATCAGAAAGATCATATTTTTACTTGAGTTCAGTGACATCTCCAGTGGCTTTATGGGGAGGCAAATTTGTTTAATTGACAATCCATTGTTTTTTTGTTGTTATGGATAGTATCAAAGGAAAAGGGAGAGTGTTTTATGAATAGTTTTATTGATTTGTCCATGCCAGTCATTAAAAGCGTAGCTTTGGCTATTTTAGCGGTGTTAATTGGATTAAAGGTTATTCATTGGATTACCAAAACAGTAGAAAAGATTATTGAAAGATCATCTCTTGATAAGACTTTGAAGCCATTTATTGTTTCTCTTGTCAATGCCTTATTGAAGGTTCTTTTGGTCATATCAATTATTAGTATTCTTGGAATAGATACCACATCCTTTGTAGCTGTTATTGCGGCAGCAGGTTTTGCCGTAGGTTTGGCTTTTCAGGGCTCTTTGTCTAATTTTGCGGGAGGAGTATTGCTTTTGGCCTTGAGGCCTTTTAAGGTGGGGGACTATATAGAAGCAAGCGGATTCAGTGGAACTGTCCAGGCTATACAGATTCTCTATACAGAACTTGTCACCGTTGATAATAAGGTGATTTTCATTCCCAACGGAAGCCTTTCAAATGCCAGCATCGTAAACTACTCTGTTAAGAGCACTCGCCGTGTGGATTTCAAGTTTGGCGTCGGGCATGAGGCGGATTCTCATAAGGTTATTGAGGTGTTGCAGGGAGTTGTGGGGAACCACGCGTTAATTTTAAAAGAGCCAGAAACCTTTGTGAGAATGTCAGAGCATGGGGAAAGCGCGATTTTCTTCACGGTCCGAGTTTGGGTAAACGCCCAGGATTACTGGACCGTCTATTTCGATATCATTGAAACAGTGAAGAGACGTTTTGATGAGGAGAGCATATCAATACCATATCCTCAAATGGACGTGCATTTAAAGCAGCAGTAAGTTATTGATTTCGGCCAAGAGAAGCTTCACCTTTGTCTTCCACCAGCTTGGGACGTAGCTTTAGTGGTGTTGCAAGGAGCAGATACAGCAGAGATAGGAAAAATATTTCATTTCGTTATAAATCTTATTTATTATCTATATTTATCGAATAGCTCAAGTGATATAATCCTTTTTATGTTTTGGAAAGGAGGTTTGTCACGATGAGCAAGGCGCAAGAAATTATCGATAAAATAGAAAAAACTGCGAAAGATCCAAACGTTTCCAATGCTGTCATTGACGGATTGCTCAATGAAATGGTGTCTCTTCTCAATAAGGAGCCTGAGGCATGGGATCTGTGCACAGACAGGGTTCGTTTTTTGCTGAATGAACGTTTCTGCTATACAGGCCCCTCTTCTTACGGATCATATCGTTAAATTCAAGCCCCCCTTGGGGGGCTTATTCTTTTTGCCAACGTCGACTTTCATCTCAAGGCACATGCTTTGAGAGCTAAAAAAGACCCAGCAAGCACGAGAATCCCCCCCAGATATTGAAGAATGGTCAGGTACTCCTTAAAGATTAATAGAGATAAAACTACAGTTACAAGGGGTTCTGCCATGCTGAGAATGGCCGCTATTGACGGGGTTGTTAGTTTCACCCCAAGAAAAAACGCGAGGAAACCAGAAAGGGAAACAAGAGAAATAATGCAAAATAGCAGCCATGTAGAAGTAGTGTGAGGAAGAATAAGATTATGAGTTGCTTTTCCTACTATAAAAAAAGACACGGCTGAAAAGAAACAGACAAAGGCAACAACTACTTGATATGGTGTCTTTTTCATGAGAGAGTTTCCATAAAGGATATAGGATGTGTAAGAAAGAGCAGCAAAACCTGCTAAAAGAACACCTTTCATACTAACCGAAGCGTCAATCTTTCCAGAAAGAAATATAAGACCCACAGTAGAAAGCGTAATAGAAAGAATAATCTTTGTTGTAAGAGGTTCTTTATTGACATACAAGGATCCAATAGCAACAAGAGCTGGATAAGAGTAAAAAATAAGCGCTGCCATGGATGCCGGGATATACTGAAAACTAGAGAAGTAGCTAAAACTTGTGAGAGTGAAAAGAATACCGCCAAGTACAAAAAGCTGTAAAAAGTTCTTCTTGCCCACCATTACTACCTGATGGCCCTTCTGAAAATAAAGCAGGCAGAAAAGAGCAATTGATGCGATGATAAATCGCATGAAGTGAAAAGTCATGACGGTAATGCCTTTTTTATAGGCAGATACTGCTAGAATAGGGATAAAGCCAAACAAAAAAGCTGATAAAAGTGCCGCTGCTGCCCCCTTATAATGATCAGGCAATTTCGATTGTTGAGTATTTGTGGCATTATTCATCTCATCAGCCTCTTATCTTCCATAATATTTTTAGAATATACAAATTTGATAAAATAAACAAGTTTAATTTACATTGATTTTTTCAGTGTTAAAATTTGTTTGAAGAAGGTGGTGGAGAGATGAGTACACTGCATAGCGACCAGATAAGGGAATTTTGTAAATATGAGAGGGGTATGTGGCTTAAGAATTCATATAGAGAGGGGCGCTAGTAATGAAGAATAAGTTTTTTAAGGGAGCAATATTTTTTGTATTGTTTGTAACCTTTATTTTTTGTTATGCCCAAGAAGGGATCTCAAAAGTTACACCCCCAGTAAAATCGGCTCATATAGAGTACGAACTCTCAGGACAGACAGTGGGGAAAAAGACGGTTTTCTTTGATAGTTATGGGAAAAATTATTATGAATTACGAGATGAGGAAACAACTATTTCTTTTGGTGGGACAAAAGAGGTAACGCAAAACAAAACACTTTTTATCCGTACTGATAGCTATACATATAACATTGACCTTTTGACGAACACGGGGACAAGGATGAAAAATAGCGATATGGAAAAAATGGCAGCTATGTATTCAGGTGCCATGACCCCCGAGCAAATGAAAGAAAAAGGGGAGGAAATGTTTAAGGAAATGGGCGGGAAAATCCTGGGAAAAGAGAAGTTACTCGGGTATGAATGCGTGGTAGCAGAGGTTTCAGGCGTGAGAACGTGGGTATATGAGGAACACATCACCTTAAAGTCTGCGATGAGCTTGGGAACTATGGAACAGAAAGAGGAGGCCACTCTTTTCGAGGTGAATCCTTCCATTCCTTCATCCCAGTTTACCCCCCCTGGAAACATAGAGTACGAGGATATAGATTTGAGTTCCATGGGAATGCCTCCTGGGGTGAGCATGCAGCCGCAAGATTGATAATGGTTAAGAAAGCAGCACCCAGACAACGTGGGATATGGAGCATAAATCTAAACTGGAGGACTAGGCAATGAAGATTAAAAACCTTATTCTGTTGACATTTTTCCTTTGCTTTTTCGCAGCGGCCAACAATCCAGCCCTGAGTGGAGAAAAGACTTATGCTCATGAGCCTCCAGACAGGATTGTCGTGGAAAAAAGAAAATTTGTTCTCACCCTCTACAGAGAAGGGAAAGAAGTATTGTCTTTTCCCGTAGCAGTGGGGCGAAATAAGGGTAATAAACAGCGAGTCGGAGATTTGCGAACTCCCGTGGGAACTTTTATGGTAGAAAGAATTCATGACTCAAGCCATTGGGTTCACGATTTCAAGGATGGGAAGGGACCCATTAAGGGGGCATATGGCCCATGGTTTATCCGGTTGAAGACCGGCTGGTCAGGCATAGGCATTCACGGAACCCATGATCCGGGTTCTATTGGACAAAGGGCAACGGAAGGATGCGTTCGGCTAAGAAATGATCATCTTGAACTTTTAGTTAAGCATGTAGAGCCGGGTTTGGTTGTTGTTATTGAGGAATAAAGCCTTTGTTTTTTATTGTTGAATGACAGTTAATTATTAACCTCTTGACATGGCAGCAAACGGTTAGAATTAACAAGGAGGGATTGGGGAAGAGCGTGAAGAGGAGGGAAAGAAAATGATCACAACAACTGATGCTTTTCTAAAGAAGTTTCCGAAAGCCCATATTGGTATTTTAATCATTAAAGAAGTCAGTAACGGGTCATGTCATGATTGCCTTAACCGCGTGAGAGAGAACCTGGAAGAAGATTTACGAAGCAAATTTAGTATGATGTCTCGGGCAGAATTGCGAAATCAACCAGTACTTCGTGTCTATGACCAGTATTTTAAGTTGTATGGTCAGAATTATCCTGTGCTTTACCAGATTGAGTCTGTAGCAATAAAGGGGAGAAGTATCCCCATTGTCAATTGTCTCGTTACCGCTATGTTTATAGCTGAGTTAAAAAATATGCTGCTTACGGCAGGGCATGATTTCGACAAAGTTGAGTTTCCCATAGTTGCAGATATTGGAGATGGTGATAGATACTACACGTTAATAAATGATACGGAGAAACTCGTTTGTGATAACGATATGCTTATCTGTGACGATAAAGGTGTCATATCAAGTGTCATTTATGGCCCTGATAAGCGCACAGCCATTACTGCTGAAACGCAAAACGTTCTTTTTGTAGTGTATGCGCCGGAGAATATAGATAAACAGGACACCTTATCCCACTTGGAAGATATAAAAAATAATGTACTTCTTTTTTCTCCGAGAGCAAAAATCGATTTCATGGCTGTTTCCCCATAATAGTGGAGGGCGCAGTCAGTGGATTCATTGCAAATCAAAGAGGTTCACCTCTCACACAGGCTTTTTATTTTGATAGAGGAAAAATTCAGGGTTCATTCGCAACTGAGCCTTCTCAGCATCAATTTTGATATTTAAAAAACACTAGTAAAGTAGTAGGAATTATGGTAGCATGTCAAAAATACACAGTGCATATTTCTATTACTAGAGGAGGAGTGAAAAAATGAACCACGGGACTTTTGAAAAAGGAGAAAAATTTGAAGCGGGAAAAATGGTTGAGGTTCAAGAGGGCGCGATTGTCAGCCGTACTCTTATAGACTATCCTACAGGAACAGTGACCCTCTTCGCATTTCATAGAGGACAAGGTCTTAGCGAGCACACTGCTCCCTACGATGCGTTGGTACAGGTACTCGAGGGGAAAGCGGAAATAAGCCTTGCTGGAACACCACAAATAGTTGAGAAGGGGGAATGGCTTATTATGCCAGCAAATGTTCCCCATGGGCTGAGGGCTATTGAAGATTTTAAAATGGCCCTAGTAATGATCCGTTCGTAATCTAAAAGAGGCTAGACTTAATAAGGTCAGCCTCTTTTTCATAAATATAAGCATATTCCACGATGATAAGACGGGTTCCTTTTTGTATAAATAGACGGCATGTACCCTATATAAAGATAATAAAGATTATTTTTGAAGGAGCTTGGGATGAAAAAGTACGTCTTTTTGGTTTTGACAGCTTTTCTTTGTATGTGCCATTCTACTGAAGGATTAAGTGAAGAAAAAATAATATTCACTACCCCTCTCAGTCTTGAACAGTGTCTTGCCATAGCGGAGGTACACCACCCGAATCTTAAAGCATCCAGGGCTAAAATTGATGTAGCTGACAGCCAGATGGGGCAAGTTGCTTCAAAAGAACGCCCTCAGGTTGATGTTTCGAGCAGCTACAGCCGTCAGGAGTCTTCTGCTGCTCGGGATGGCGATACTTATTCTACAAGTGCTGGAATTTCACAGTTAATTACAGACGCTGGGAAGACGAAGGCGGAAAAAAGCATCGCTCGTTTGAAGAAAGAGAGTGCTTCTCAAAACTATAAAACCATTGAGTGTCAAGTTCAATATAATGTTAAAAAAACCTATTTTGATGCCCTGGAGGCACAGAAAGATCTCGAAGTAGCCGAAGAAACTTTGAATCTTTATACTCTTCTTCTCACCCAGGCCCAGGCCTTTTATGACGTGGGCTCTGTTCCAAAATATGATGTGACTACTGCGGAAGTGGAACAAAGCAAGGCTAGGCTTGGGGTGGTGACTGCGAAAACAGCAATAAAAAAAGCGAGGGCAGAGCTCAATAATGCCATGGGGGTTACAGAAGCACCGGAATATGTACTCAAAGATGTAGAGGAGCGTGTTTCGTTCTCTATACCTTTCGACGAAGTTTTAAAAACAGCGTTAAGGAAAAGGGCAGACCTTCTGGCCAGTGAGATAGGTGTTAAGGCAGCCAAGGAGAGCATTCGCCTGGCTGCGAAAGGAAATGCACCAGAGGTAAGAGCATCGGGAAAATACGCCATTGGCGGCAGTCATCCTACCGAAGATGATAACTGGTCTGTTGGAGTTACACTTCAGATCCCCCTTTACGATGGAGGACTTGAGGGGGAGAAAATAAACCAGGCCAGGGCGGAGTTGGTTGTGGCCGAAGGGGAGGAAGAGTCTCTTCGATCTGATGTTCGTAAAGAAGTGGAACAGGCTTATATGGAGTTTATCGACTCTGATGAGGTTTTGGCAGTTGCGCAAAAAACGGTGCAGCAGGCAGAAGAGAATCTGACGATTGCGCAAAACAGATATAAAGTAGGCGTAGGCTCTCCAATTGAAGTGGCCGACGCTACAGAAAAATTTAAAGAGGCTAAGCAAGGGTACTGGTCGGCACTCTATTCTCATCACCGGTCCTGGGCTGCTCTTGAAAAGGTGGTAGGGGGAACGGTGGAATGAAAAAGTGGATAGTTGTCCTTCTTTTACTTCTTGCTTTGGGCGGTTATTTTATCATATCCCGTAAAGACGCTTCAAAAGCCATGGTTGTGGAAACAACTCCTATTACTCGTGGCAAGATCATAAAGACAGTTTCCGCAACGGGCAGCCTTCAGGCGGTCAATACTGTAAATGTTGGAACCCAGGTTTCCGGCACGGTCAAAGCTATCTATGCCGATTTCAATTCTATTACAAGAAAAGGAGCGCTCATTGCAGAGATAGACCCTGCTCTTTTGCAGGCCAACCTCGAGACAGCAAAGGCTGACGTTCTTTCCGCTCAGGCAGACCTTGCAAAAGCCGAGGCCACTGTTAAAAACACGAGGAAGAACAGGGATAGAAAAAAAGAGCTCTATTCCAGAGACCTTATCGCAGAAAGTGAGCTTGATGCAGCTCAGACAGAGTACGATACGGCTCTTGCCCAATTAAAGGCCGCTAAAGCAAGTTTGGCCCAGTCTCAAGCTAATTTGAGACATAAGGAGGTAAGTCTTGGCTACACGCGTATAACCTCTCCTATTAATGGAGTCGTTATTGACAGGACAGTGGAGGTTGGACAGACTGTGAATGCGAGCCAGTCTGCTCCCACTCTCTTTACTATCGCAGAAGATCTGACGAAAATGAAAGTGGAAGCGAACATTGATGAAGCTGATATTGGACAGATAGAAGCAGGACAAAGGGTTGAATTTACTGTTGATGCCTATCCTGAGCTCTTTTTTATAGGTAGTATAGAGGAGATCCGCCTTGCTCCTAATGCCGAAGGCAATATAGTTACATACACAGTTATCATTATGGTTCAGAATCCGGATCTTAAACTTATGCCTGGTATGACAGCTAATGTTTCGGTCATTGCCAAAGAAAAGATTGACGTGTTTAAAGTATCTAATGCTGCCTTGCGTTTCAAACCGAGTCCAGATTTTCTCGCTTCCAATGGAAATGGGCAAAATTTTAATTCGGCTAGACGAAACGCTTCTTCAAACCAGAAGACACTTTGGCTTTATGACGGCAAGGAATTCAAGCCCCTTCCCGTATCTATAGGAATATCTGATGGTTTGTACACTGAAATTTCTGGCAATGTTAATGAGGGAATGAATGTGGTTACAAGCATTCTTTCTGGTAAAACCAATAGCAATGGAGGAGGGTCTCCCTTTGTACCTGGTCCGCGTCGATAATATTTACAAGACCTACTCTATGGGAGAGGTAGATGTTACGGCTCTTCAGGGAGTGTCTTTTTCCGTTAAAAAGGGAGAATTCCTTTCGATTATGGGGGCATCGGGGTCTGGAAAATCAACGCTTATGAACATTATAGGATGTCTCGATACCCCAACGGAAGGGCATTATTATCTTGATGGAACAGACGTGAGCACCATCGACGAAAACCAACTTGCGGATATCCGGAAGAATACTATTGGTTTTGTCTTTCAGGGTTTTAACCTTCTTCCCCGTATGACAGCTCTCGAAAATGTAGAACTCCCTATGCTCTATAGCGGCATATCGGCAAGGAAACGTCATGAGCGAGCTCTCCATGCCCTTCAAATTGTGGATTTGGAAGACAGGGCAAATCATCAGCCGCAGCAGCTCTCAGGAGGCCAGCAGCAGCGTGTGGCTATAGCGAGAGCTCTTGCCAATGATGCACCCCTCATTCTGGCTGATGAGCCTACCGGCAATCTCGATAGCAAAACGGGGATAGATGTGATGAAACTCTTCGTGCGACTTAATGTTGAGTCCGGTAAAACTATTATACAGGTTACTCATGAGCGGGATATGGCACTATTCGGCTCCAGAATTATTACGGTAAAAGATGGAACCATAGTGCACGATGAAAGAGTGAACCCGACATGCTGAGTTTGTATGAAACTTCGAAAATATCCTTTAGGTCTCTTCGCGCCAATAAAACCCGTTCGGCTTTGACCATGCTTGGAATCGTCATAGGCGTTATGGCGGTGATCATTATGTTCGCTGTGGGGAGCGGTGCCAATAAAGAGATTGCAGAGCGTTTTTCGAGTCTTGGCAGCAATATGATTGTGGTGCGTCCCGAAACAATTACCTTTGGAGGTTCACGAAGTTACATAGCTCATAATCTTACAATTGATGATGCGATGTCCATTGGAGAGGAATGCAGCGCGGTGGCTTACGTTGCTCCCTATTACGGCGGAACGGCTCAAGCGGTCTATGGAAATGAAAATTACCCGGCCCGGGTGACAGGGACGACCTCTGACTATCTTTTTGTTCGTGATTTGAGCCTTGCCTCAGGGAGAACTTTTACAGATCAGGATGTACGGAGCGCGACAAAGGTTTGTATTGTGGGGCAGACCATTGTAGATAATTTATTCGTGACGGAGGACCCAATTGGTAAGATCCTTCGTCTTAAAGGTGTGCCCATGGTTGTAATCGGCCTTCTGAACAAAATAGGGGAAAGCGCTATGGGGCGGGACGAGGATGATATTGTTCTTGTTCCAATTACTACCGTGCAGCGACGGTTGTTTAGCCCCCAAAGGATGGGTATGGCTTCGTCCATTTCGGTAAAGGCCCTTTCTGAACAGCACCTTGATTTGGCTCAGGAACAGATAGAAGCGCTTCTTGCTCAGCGCCATCGGATAAAACCAGGGGAATCAAATGATTTTACTGTGCGCAACCTGACACAGATGGTGGAAAGCGCCAAAAGTGCGACCCGGGTCATGAGTTTGCTTCTCACTGCAGTGGCAGGGGTGTCCCTTTTAGTGGGGGGCATTGGCATTATGAATATCATGCTTGTCTCGGTTACTGAACGGACACGGGAAATTGGCATTCGAATGGCTATAGGGGCCAAAAGAGCAGATATTCGATTGCAGTTTCTTGTGGAAGCCCTTACTCTCTCTCTTTTAGGGGGAATTACAGGTATTATTCTTGGTATCGCAGGGGCTGAAGTCATTTCGAAGGCGTTGGGATGGACCGTTGATATCTCTCTTCTATCTGTGGTCCTTTCCTTTGGATTTTCTGGCTGTGTGGGCATCTTCTTTGGCTTTTACCCAGCATATAAGGCTTCGTTGCTTAATCCCATCGAAGCGTTAAGATACGAATAATAAAAGAAGGGGCTATCGAAAAATGACAGCCCCTTCTGACTTTCTCGAAAAAAGAATCAAAGGCGGTGAACACCTGCTGCAATGAAGGAAAGACCTGCTTTGGTGAGGGCTTCGGCCGTGGTGTTTACTGCTTTGTGCTTAAGAAGATAATTGCGGGTAAGTGCCTCCCAATCTCCAGTGCCTACTATTTCCTTTTTATCCCTAAAGTAGTCGAGTATATCTGACTGGTGATAAAGCTGCTGTTCGTCTTCTGGATTTCCTCCTTCATGTTTGGCTGAGATGTTAGGAATAGTTTTTGCAAGCTCAAGGAGTTCGTCTCTTCTATCGTATGGCTGGCGAACGATGCTTTTCCACGTTTCTGTAATATGGTGTTCTATGCGAACATCATCTTCTAGACCGAGTTCTCTTCGAATCTCTGCAGATTTTGCGATATGCTCTCCATCAATAGAATTAGATAAGTTAAATCCAGCAAGAGGGGTAGTCCCGTCATCTCTGGCGAAAAGACGGGCAGCCAACAATGTCCACAGTACAGAATAGGGGTTGTCATTTCCCATGAAAACCGAGATTTTGAATCTGATGTTTACACCGAGACGGTAGAGGAGATATCCTAAAAAAACTGTTCCTGGATTTATATTCAGCACTTCGTCTACTCCATAGTTTACATAGTAATAGAGAAGCTCATCGATCCATTTTAGAGGGTGGCTGTTGGGTTGCCCGATGCCGCCGAAATATCCAGTGATGGTATCTGGCCCTCCCAGATGTATGTTCGATCCGTCTGTTCCTTTAGTATCGAGAGTCTCTACACAACTGGCTCCAAGAATTTTAATGGCTGCTCTTACCGCTGGTAAGTCCCCATTATCGGCTTCCTGCTCTTTCATCTTACGAACTCTAATGAAACGGCCGGGAAGAATTTCACCCTTTTCTTTGGCCTGTTTCGCTTCAGCTATCAGCCAGGGGAAATATTGCATGGCACTGATCTCAAGAGTCACAGCCCTTGTTTCGTCATAACTCCATGCTGGCCGATCTGGATCAATGCGGGAACGATATTCGGATAGGGATATAAAATCCCCACAGTCTTTAGCAGCCTGTAGCCAATCCAGCTCTTTGACATGGGATGGGTTTGCGTGTTTCACTTTCTCTAGAAGACTTTCAACCTTCCCAGCTTCATGGGCTTTTTCGTTGATCTCTGATACAGTACCGTATTTTGAAACGACTCTACGCAGGTCGGTTAGGGTCTTATTTTTGGTATCAGAGAGAAAACAGTTAATGTCCTCCAATGTTTGCGGCATTATGCAAAACTTTTCGTAGCTCATCTCAAAACTCCTCCTCACATCTTTATAATAACTGCCTCTACTATGAAGCCTGTGTTTTTCTCTAAAAGAGAACTTGTTCATGAGCAACAATAGAGAGCATGTCGGACAGAAGAGCCTGCCCCGTTTCTTCTCTTC
This region of Aminobacterium colombiense DSM 12261 genomic DNA includes:
- a CDS encoding ABC transporter ATP-binding protein, producing the protein MYLVRVDNIYKTYSMGEVDVTALQGVSFSVKKGEFLSIMGASGSGKSTLMNIIGCLDTPTEGHYYLDGTDVSTIDENQLADIRKNTIGFVFQGFNLLPRMTALENVELPMLYSGISARKRHERALHALQIVDLEDRANHQPQQLSGGQQQRVAIARALANDAPLILADEPTGNLDSKTGIDVMKLFVRLNVESGKTIIQVTHERDMALFGSRIITVKDGTIVHDERVNPTC
- a CDS encoding ABC transporter permease, with the protein product MLSLYETSKISFRSLRANKTRSALTMLGIVIGVMAVIIMFAVGSGANKEIAERFSSLGSNMIVVRPETITFGGSRSYIAHNLTIDDAMSIGEECSAVAYVAPYYGGTAQAVYGNENYPARVTGTTSDYLFVRDLSLASGRTFTDQDVRSATKVCIVGQTIVDNLFVTEDPIGKILRLKGVPMVVIGLLNKIGESAMGRDEDDIVLVPITTVQRRLFSPQRMGMASSISVKALSEQHLDLAQEQIEALLAQRHRIKPGESNDFTVRNLTQMVESAKSATRVMSLLLTAVAGVSLLVGGIGIMNIMLVSVTERTREIGIRMAIGAKRADIRLQFLVEALTLSLLGGITGIILGIAGAEVISKALGWTVDISLLSVVLSFGFSGCVGIFFGFYPAYKASLLNPIEALRYE